The Pseudarthrobacter sp. NS4 genome includes a window with the following:
- a CDS encoding DUF1684 domain-containing protein yields the protein MAEQYGTAEENPADISAVDIADWRLRTFALYDNVRKLSLEDPAEAHSYWRHQRDLMFATHPASALTSADKARFSGLKTADYDPIYRFHVPLTKEGAGREMSVDTGTDGVVHFVRLGTFDLPEMGQLAVWKLHGYGGGIFVPFRDATAGQPGGTYGAGRYLLDTIKGAFHGVQGTGPGSTFVLDFNFAYNPSCAYNEAWACPLPGPSNRLAVDIPVGELY from the coding sequence ATGGCGGAACAGTACGGCACGGCCGAAGAAAACCCTGCGGACATCTCCGCCGTCGATATTGCTGACTGGCGGCTGCGGACGTTTGCCCTGTATGACAACGTCCGGAAGCTTTCGCTGGAGGACCCGGCGGAGGCGCATTCCTACTGGCGGCACCAGCGGGACCTGATGTTCGCCACGCACCCGGCCTCCGCGCTCACCAGCGCAGACAAGGCACGCTTTTCGGGATTGAAGACGGCTGACTACGATCCCATTTACCGTTTCCATGTGCCGCTCACCAAGGAGGGTGCCGGCCGGGAAATGTCCGTGGACACGGGCACCGACGGCGTGGTCCATTTTGTCCGGCTGGGGACGTTCGACCTGCCGGAAATGGGACAGCTCGCGGTCTGGAAGCTCCACGGGTACGGCGGCGGGATCTTTGTGCCGTTCCGTGATGCGACCGCCGGCCAGCCGGGCGGAACCTACGGAGCCGGCAGGTATTTGCTCGACACCATCAAGGGCGCCTTCCACGGTGTCCAGGGCACCGGCCCCGGGTCCACCTTCGTCCTGGACTTCAACTTTGCCTACAACCCCTCGTGCGCCTACAACGAGGCCTGGGCCTGTCCGCTGCCGGGCCCGTCCAACAGGCTGGCCGTGGACATTCCGGTAGGCGAGCTTTACTGA
- the nadC gene encoding carboxylating nicotinate-nucleotide diphosphorylase, protein MTEHSLIEPVTGKGPGLDLTLPSAPVREILERAFAEDAPAGDITSQLLIPADARANAVLNARVPGVLSGATVFRDAMQLVDPGTSVELLVADGGRFGAGTRLARVSGRARSVLLAERVALNLVQRMSAIATKTAAFVQLTEGTPARITDTRKTTPGLRVLERFAVRCGGGANHRYSLSDAVLAKDNHLAVMTGGDPARLTELLLAAKAQLGHTTHFEVEVDSMDQIEHVLAAGVDTIMLDNFTVEELKAGVALVAGRARVEASGNVNLETVAAIAATGVDVISIGALTHTVAALDLGLDVELTVG, encoded by the coding sequence GTGACTGAACACTCCTTGATCGAACCAGTGACCGGCAAAGGCCCGGGACTCGATCTGACGCTGCCGTCAGCGCCCGTCCGGGAGATCCTCGAACGCGCCTTCGCCGAGGACGCGCCTGCCGGCGACATCACCTCGCAGCTGCTGATCCCGGCGGACGCCCGCGCCAACGCTGTGCTGAACGCGCGTGTCCCCGGCGTCCTGAGCGGGGCAACAGTGTTCCGGGACGCCATGCAGCTGGTGGACCCCGGCACCTCCGTCGAGTTGCTGGTGGCGGACGGCGGGAGGTTCGGCGCCGGCACTCGCCTTGCACGGGTCAGCGGACGGGCGCGGTCGGTGCTGCTTGCCGAACGGGTTGCGCTCAACCTGGTCCAGCGGATGTCCGCCATCGCCACCAAAACAGCCGCGTTCGTGCAGCTCACCGAGGGAACCCCCGCGCGGATTACCGACACCCGCAAGACAACCCCCGGACTGCGCGTCCTGGAACGGTTCGCCGTGCGCTGCGGGGGCGGGGCCAACCACCGCTACAGCCTCTCCGACGCCGTGCTCGCCAAGGACAACCACCTGGCCGTGATGACCGGCGGAGATCCGGCCAGACTCACGGAACTCCTGCTGGCGGCCAAGGCCCAGTTGGGGCACACCACACACTTCGAAGTGGAAGTGGACAGCATGGACCAGATCGAACACGTCCTGGCGGCCGGCGTGGACACCATCATGCTGGACAATTTCACGGTGGAGGAGCTGAAAGCCGGTGTAGCCCTGGTTGCAGGACGGGCACGGGTGGAAGCGAGCGGTAACGTCAACCTGGAAACCGTCGCAGCGATAGCCGCCACAGGGGTGGACGTCATCTCCATCGGCGCCCTCACGCACACGGTGGCCGCCCTGGACCTTGGCCTGGATGTCGAATTGACCGTGGGGTGA
- a CDS encoding cysteine desulfurase family protein, whose translation MIFLDAAATTPVRREVLDAMWPYLTGEFGNPSSHHSLGESAARALADARASAAAVLGCRPGEVTFTSGGTEADNLAVKGVALARQAADPKLNRVVISAVEHPAVEESARYLERFHGFTVDVVPVDSTAQVTPEALAEVLRPETALVSVMYANNEVGTIQPIARLAAVARERGIAFHTDAVQAAGWLPLDTKSLGVDAMSISGHKLGAPKGCGLLYVRSRVRLEPVIHGGGQERGRRSGTENVAGAVGLATALALAQARQRDQQARVAALRDTFISTVLSTVPGAILTGHPADRLPSVASFCFPGTSGESVLLELERQGVVCSSGSACAAGSDAPSPVLTALGIPAEVAQTAVRFSFDTSVTNEDLESAARAVTTAVASVRTLGTG comes from the coding sequence GTGATCTTCCTTGATGCCGCCGCCACCACCCCCGTCCGCCGTGAGGTGCTGGATGCCATGTGGCCCTATCTCACGGGCGAATTTGGAAACCCCTCAAGCCACCACAGCCTTGGCGAGTCGGCCGCGCGGGCGCTCGCGGATGCCCGGGCCTCGGCAGCTGCCGTCCTGGGCTGCCGGCCCGGCGAGGTGACGTTCACCTCTGGTGGTACGGAAGCGGACAACCTGGCCGTCAAGGGTGTTGCCCTGGCGCGGCAGGCTGCGGATCCGAAACTCAACAGGGTGGTGATCAGCGCCGTCGAACATCCTGCGGTGGAGGAATCAGCCCGGTACCTGGAGCGCTTCCACGGTTTCACCGTTGACGTGGTTCCGGTGGACAGCACCGCCCAGGTCACGCCGGAGGCGCTCGCCGAAGTCCTTCGGCCGGAAACGGCACTGGTCAGCGTGATGTATGCCAACAACGAGGTGGGCACCATCCAGCCCATCGCCCGGTTGGCCGCCGTGGCACGGGAGCGGGGCATCGCCTTCCACACGGATGCAGTCCAGGCTGCAGGCTGGCTGCCGCTCGACACCAAGTCACTTGGCGTCGATGCCATGAGTATTTCAGGCCACAAGCTCGGTGCGCCCAAGGGTTGCGGCCTGCTGTATGTCCGCAGCCGGGTCAGGCTTGAGCCGGTCATTCACGGGGGCGGCCAGGAACGGGGCCGGCGGTCCGGGACGGAAAACGTGGCCGGCGCCGTTGGCCTGGCCACGGCCCTGGCGCTTGCCCAGGCCCGGCAGCGGGATCAGCAGGCGAGGGTAGCGGCCCTCCGGGACACGTTCATCAGCACGGTGCTGTCCACTGTGCCCGGGGCCATCCTCACGGGCCACCCCGCGGACCGGCTTCCTTCCGTGGCATCGTTCTGCTTCCCCGGTACGAGCGGCGAATCCGTGCTCCTGGAACTGGAGCGCCAGGGGGTGGTGTGCTCAAGCGGTTCGGCCTGCGCCGCGGGCTCCGATGCGCCGTCACCCGTACTGACGGCCCTCGGGATTCCCGCTGAAGTTGCGCAGACAGCAGTGCGGTTCAGCTTCGACACGTCGGTGACGAACGAGGACCTGGAGTCGGCCGCCCGCGCCGTCACAACGGCTGTCGCAAGCGTCAGGACACTGGGAACGGGCTAG